The following proteins come from a genomic window of Achromobacter deleyi:
- a CDS encoding glycosyltransferase family 2 protein: MRPYPATPILPRTPPRPVQLSVVICFLNEREALPLCHARLRQVLDALDEPWEIVFVDDGSQDGSAEYVAGLMAREPGLQLVRLSRNFGKEAAMTAGLEHATGAAVILLDADLQDPPELIPDMVRAWREGADVVGMRRRSRAGEGWFKRASAYAYYRLLSRLSRAAIPPDTGDFRLMSRRAVDALLRLPERCRYMKGLYAWIGMPTRFIDYDRAPRAAGATKWNVVALLRLALEGITSFSIAPLRWATAAGVTAALLGALFGIVIIFKTLIHGDDVQGYPSLMAMITFLSGIQLITIGLLGEYMGKTYMESKQRPVYLVRDVQHSAVAALPLADTAKGPHAVNF; the protein is encoded by the coding sequence ATGCGTCCCTATCCCGCTACCCCGATCCTGCCGCGCACCCCGCCGCGTCCGGTACAGCTGTCCGTCGTCATCTGCTTCCTGAACGAGCGCGAGGCGCTGCCGCTGTGCCACGCGCGGCTGCGGCAGGTGTTGGACGCCCTGGACGAGCCGTGGGAGATCGTGTTCGTCGACGATGGCAGCCAGGACGGCAGCGCCGAATACGTCGCCGGACTGATGGCCCGCGAGCCCGGCCTGCAACTGGTGCGCCTGAGCCGCAACTTCGGCAAGGAAGCCGCCATGACCGCCGGCCTGGAACACGCGACCGGCGCCGCCGTCATCCTGCTGGACGCCGACCTGCAGGACCCGCCCGAGCTGATCCCCGACATGGTGCGCGCCTGGCGCGAGGGCGCCGACGTGGTCGGTATGCGGCGCCGCAGCCGCGCCGGCGAAGGCTGGTTCAAGCGCGCCTCGGCCTACGCCTACTACCGCCTGCTGAGCCGGCTGAGCCGCGCCGCGATCCCGCCCGACACCGGCGACTTCCGCCTGATGAGCCGGCGCGCCGTCGACGCGCTGCTGCGGCTGCCCGAACGCTGCCGCTACATGAAGGGCCTGTACGCCTGGATCGGCATGCCGACCCGCTTCATCGACTACGACCGCGCCCCGCGCGCCGCCGGCGCCACCAAGTGGAACGTCGTCGCGCTGCTGCGGCTCGCGCTGGAAGGCATCACCTCGTTCTCGATCGCGCCGCTGCGCTGGGCCACGGCCGCCGGCGTGACGGCCGCGCTGCTGGGGGCCCTGTTCGGTATCGTCATCATCTTCAAGACGCTGATCCACGGCGACGACGTCCAGGGCTACCCCTCGCTGATGGCCATGATCACGTTCCTGAGCGGCATCCAGCTAATCACCATCGGGCTGTTGGGCGAATACATGGGCAAGACCTACATGGAATCCAAGCAGCGCCCGGTCTACCTGGTGCGCGACGTACAGCACAGCGCCGTGGCCGCCCTGCCGCTGGCCGACACCGCCAAGGGTCCGCATGCGGTTAACTTCTAG
- a CDS encoding EAL domain-containing protein, whose product MIIDHSDVMYRHLVQGVVDYAIYMLNPDGTVANWNAGAERAKGYTRDEIVGRHFSCFYSPADQASGLPGRGLNIAREQGRFEAEGWRIRKDGTPFWAHVVIDAIHDDAGALIGYAKITRDCTERRERELQVLHAKELAERYNSELTSLSSFLEAVVSHIPSCVLVLDAVSRRILLANRQTENVFGARRDQMQGHTMQQCLPPAVHEFFERLTNDALRSDGALREAGQEEVITERGPRTLRSKTLVFHSSDPRSRYVLLIADDITDENAAQAQVRYMAHHDTLTGIPNRRLFRERLLKALSPEGRERSAAVLCLDLDNFKSVNDTLGHQYGDELLRQLARRLAKNLREQDTLARLGGDEFAVVLPGIDKTDDLRQMAQRLIDAVREPFQVDGHTVPVSVSIGIARATAQECGADHLLRYADMALYEAKRNGRNCLAFFKPEMEAAALKRHEMEMDLRQAILSQQLQLYYQPIKDASHVRTVGREALMRWQHPAKGLIMPNDFIPIAEETGLIHELGAFTLHEACREAMTWDAHETVAVNLSATQFTNNALVSLVESALATSGLPARRLELEITESVLLANSEANLTTLNRLKQLGVKVALDDFGTGYSSLGYLRTFEFDKIKIDKSFTQDVESSKEALAIIRAINGIGRSLDIPTTAEGVETAAQLERLTQEGCSHFQGFLLGRPVSHEPPQPE is encoded by the coding sequence ATGATCATCGACCATTCCGACGTCATGTATCGGCACCTCGTGCAAGGTGTCGTTGACTACGCTATCTACATGTTGAACCCCGACGGCACCGTCGCCAACTGGAACGCCGGCGCCGAGCGTGCCAAGGGGTATACGCGGGACGAAATCGTGGGGCGGCATTTTTCCTGCTTCTACAGCCCCGCCGACCAGGCCTCGGGCCTGCCGGGACGCGGCCTGAACATCGCCCGCGAGCAGGGCCGTTTCGAGGCCGAGGGCTGGCGCATCCGCAAGGACGGCACGCCGTTCTGGGCGCACGTGGTGATCGACGCCATCCACGACGACGCCGGCGCGCTCATCGGCTACGCCAAGATCACGCGCGATTGCACCGAACGCCGCGAGCGCGAACTGCAGGTGCTGCACGCCAAGGAACTGGCCGAGCGCTACAACAGCGAACTGACCTCGCTGTCGAGCTTCCTGGAAGCCGTGGTCTCGCACATCCCGTCCTGCGTGCTGGTGCTGGACGCGGTGTCGCGCCGCATCCTGCTGGCCAACCGGCAGACCGAAAACGTCTTCGGCGCGCGCCGCGATCAGATGCAGGGCCACACCATGCAGCAATGCCTGCCGCCCGCGGTCCATGAATTCTTCGAGCGCCTGACCAACGACGCCCTGCGCTCCGACGGCGCCTTGCGCGAAGCCGGCCAGGAAGAGGTCATCACCGAACGCGGCCCGCGCACGCTGCGCAGCAAGACGCTGGTGTTCCACAGCAGCGATCCGCGTTCGCGCTACGTGCTGCTGATCGCCGACGACATCACCGACGAGAACGCGGCCCAGGCCCAGGTGCGCTACATGGCGCACCACGACACGCTCACCGGCATTCCCAACCGCCGCCTGTTCCGCGAACGGCTGCTCAAGGCGCTCTCGCCCGAGGGCCGGGAACGCAGCGCCGCGGTGCTGTGCCTGGACCTGGACAACTTCAAGAGCGTCAACGACACGCTCGGCCACCAGTACGGCGACGAACTGCTGCGCCAGTTGGCCCGCCGCCTGGCCAAGAACCTGCGCGAGCAGGACACCCTGGCGCGCCTGGGCGGCGACGAATTCGCGGTGGTGCTGCCCGGCATCGACAAGACCGACGACCTGCGCCAGATGGCCCAGCGCCTGATCGACGCGGTGCGCGAACCCTTCCAGGTCGACGGCCACACCGTGCCGGTCAGCGTCAGCATCGGCATCGCCCGCGCCACCGCGCAAGAGTGCGGCGCCGACCACCTGCTGCGCTACGCCGACATGGCCCTGTACGAAGCCAAGCGCAATGGCCGCAACTGCCTGGCGTTCTTCAAGCCCGAAATGGAAGCGGCCGCGCTCAAGCGCCACGAAATGGAGATGGACCTGCGCCAGGCCATCCTGTCGCAGCAGCTGCAGCTGTACTACCAGCCCATCAAGGACGCCAGCCATGTCCGCACGGTGGGGCGCGAAGCGCTGATGCGCTGGCAGCACCCGGCCAAGGGCCTCATCATGCCCAACGACTTCATCCCGATCGCCGAAGAGACCGGGCTGATCCACGAGCTGGGCGCCTTCACGCTGCACGAAGCCTGCCGCGAAGCCATGACGTGGGACGCGCACGAAACCGTGGCGGTGAACCTGTCGGCCACGCAGTTCACCAACAACGCGCTGGTCTCGCTGGTGGAATCGGCCCTGGCCACGTCCGGCCTGCCGGCGCGGCGGCTGGAGCTGGAGATCACCGAATCGGTGCTGCTGGCCAACTCCGAAGCCAACCTGACCACGCTCAACCGGCTCAAGCAGCTGGGCGTGAAAGTGGCGCTGGACGATTTCGGCACCGGCTATTCCTCGCTGGGTTACCTGCGCACCTTCGAGTTCGACAAGATCAAGATCGACAAGTCCTTCACGCAGGACGTCGAATCGAGCAAGGAGGCGCTGGCCATCATCCGCGCCATCAACGGCATCGGCCGCAGCCTCGACATCCCCACCACCGCCGAGGGGGTGGAGACCGCGGCCCAGCTGGAAAGGCTGACGCAGGAAGGCTGCTCGCACTTCCAGGGCTTCCTGCTGGGGCGGCCGGTGTCGCACGAGCCGCCGCAACCCGAATAG
- the speB gene encoding agmatinase: MTFTPEKLAALRARFGGANEAVIHDPHFRAVAANVIDESGTRSAPYAGMPTLLDAPTRQIDWDRPDFGDLQVALTGVPMDLGASNRSGCRFGPRALRAIERVGPYNHALRCAPVRELRVADIGDVPMRSRYSLEQSHEDIHAAYAKIVAAGVTPLSVGGDHSVTLPILRALGARQPVALVHFDAHCDTGGPFDGSRFHHGGPFRQAVLEGVLDPTRTIQIGIRGSAEYLWEFSYESGMTVIHAEDIARLGVEAIIAQARAVVGDGPVYVSFDIDCLDPAFAPGTGTPEVGGVTVREAQAMLRGLAGLNIIGGDLVEVAPSYDATANTAHAGAQILFEILSLMRWRGAR; this comes from the coding sequence ATGACCTTCACGCCCGAGAAGCTGGCCGCGCTGCGCGCCCGGTTCGGCGGAGCCAACGAGGCCGTCATCCACGACCCGCATTTCCGCGCCGTGGCGGCCAACGTCATCGACGAAAGCGGCACGCGCAGCGCGCCCTATGCCGGCATGCCGACCCTGCTCGACGCGCCAACCCGGCAGATCGACTGGGACCGGCCCGATTTCGGCGACCTGCAGGTGGCGCTGACGGGCGTGCCGATGGACCTGGGCGCCAGCAATCGCAGCGGCTGCCGCTTCGGGCCGCGGGCGTTGCGCGCCATCGAACGGGTGGGGCCCTACAACCACGCGCTGCGATGTGCGCCGGTGCGCGAGCTGCGGGTCGCCGACATCGGCGACGTGCCGATGCGCAGCCGCTACAGCCTGGAGCAGTCGCACGAGGACATCCACGCGGCCTACGCCAAGATCGTGGCGGCGGGCGTGACCCCCCTGTCGGTGGGCGGCGACCATTCCGTGACGCTGCCGATCCTGCGCGCGCTGGGCGCTCGGCAGCCGGTGGCGCTGGTGCATTTCGACGCGCATTGCGATACCGGCGGGCCGTTCGACGGCAGCCGCTTCCATCATGGCGGGCCGTTTCGGCAGGCGGTGCTGGAAGGCGTGCTCGACCCCACCCGCACCATCCAGATCGGCATCCGCGGCTCGGCCGAATACCTGTGGGAGTTCTCGTACGAATCGGGCATGACGGTGATCCACGCCGAGGACATTGCACGCCTGGGCGTGGAGGCCATCATCGCCCAGGCGCGCGCCGTGGTCGGCGACGGGCCGGTCTACGTGTCGTTCGATATCGACTGCCTGGACCCGGCGTTCGCGCCCGGCACCGGCACGCCCGAGGTCGGCGGGGTGACCGTGCGCGAGGCCCAGGCCATGCTGCGCGGGCTGGCCGGCCTGAACATCATCGGCGGCGACCTGGTGGAAGTAGCGCCGTCGTACGACGCCACCGCCAACACGGCGCACGCGGGCGCGCAGATCCTGTTCGAGATCCTGAGCCTGATGCGCTGGCGCGGCGCGCGCTGA
- a CDS encoding sodium:solute symporter — protein MVLDIGVVMLYLAAMLLLGWYGMRRAKTHEDFLVAGRNLGPGFYMGTMAATVLGGASTVGTVRLGYVYGISGFWLCAMLGLGIIVLNVFLAKPLLKLRIFTVTQILEYRYSARTKHVSAVVMMAYALMLAATSVIAIGTVMQVLFDLPFWLSILVGGGVVVVYSAVGGMWSLTLTDIVQFLIKTVGLMFILLPICLSRVGGWDQLVAKLPAASFELASIGWPTVLTYFLIYFFGILIGQDIWQRVFTARSERVARVAGAAAGLYCILYGLVCALIGMTAKVLLPDLANVNNAFAAIVQAGLPEGIRGLVIAAALAAMMSTASAAMLASATVLSEDLLPALRGGRGFTQVRSHRLVTLLVGLATLGIALAVDDVLNALTCAYNLLVGGMLVPILGAIWWRRATTPGAIASMLLGCGTAIGFMIKDGLAANTPIYASLAVSVLSFVIVSLMGRAAAPVPGETPSRSIP, from the coding sequence ATGGTTTTGGACATAGGCGTCGTGATGCTGTACCTGGCCGCCATGCTGCTGCTGGGCTGGTACGGCATGCGGCGGGCGAAGACGCACGAGGATTTCCTGGTGGCGGGCCGCAACCTGGGGCCGGGCTTCTACATGGGCACCATGGCGGCCACCGTCCTGGGCGGCGCCAGCACGGTCGGCACGGTCCGGCTGGGTTATGTGTACGGCATTTCCGGCTTCTGGCTGTGCGCCATGCTGGGCCTGGGCATCATCGTGCTCAATGTGTTCCTGGCCAAGCCGCTGCTGAAGCTGCGCATCTTCACCGTGACGCAGATCCTGGAGTACCGCTACAGCGCGCGCACCAAGCACGTCAGCGCGGTGGTGATGATGGCCTACGCGCTGATGCTGGCGGCCACCTCGGTGATCGCGATCGGCACCGTGATGCAGGTGCTGTTCGACCTGCCCTTCTGGCTGTCGATCCTGGTGGGCGGCGGCGTGGTGGTGGTGTACTCGGCGGTGGGCGGCATGTGGTCGCTGACGCTGACGGACATCGTGCAGTTCCTCATCAAGACCGTCGGCCTGATGTTCATCCTGCTGCCGATCTGCCTGTCGCGGGTTGGCGGCTGGGACCAGCTGGTGGCCAAACTGCCGGCGGCCAGCTTCGAGCTCGCCAGCATCGGCTGGCCCACGGTGCTGACGTACTTCCTGATCTATTTCTTCGGCATCCTGATCGGCCAGGACATCTGGCAACGGGTGTTCACCGCCCGCAGCGAGCGCGTGGCGCGGGTGGCGGGCGCGGCGGCGGGCCTGTATTGCATCCTCTACGGCCTGGTGTGCGCGTTGATCGGGATGACGGCGAAGGTGCTGCTGCCCGACCTGGCCAACGTCAACAACGCCTTTGCCGCCATCGTGCAGGCGGGCCTGCCGGAAGGCATCCGCGGCCTGGTGATCGCGGCGGCGCTGGCGGCGATGATGTCCACGGCCAGCGCGGCGATGCTGGCGTCGGCGACGGTGCTGTCCGAAGACCTGTTGCCGGCGTTGCGCGGCGGACGCGGTTTCACGCAGGTGCGCAGCCATCGCCTGGTGACGCTGCTGGTCGGCCTGGCCACGCTGGGCATCGCGCTGGCGGTCGATGACGTGCTGAACGCGTTGACCTGCGCCTACAACCTGCTGGTGGGCGGCATGCTGGTGCCGATACTGGGCGCCATCTGGTGGCGCCGCGCCACCACGCCGGGCGCCATCGCCAGCATGCTGCTGGGCTGCGGCACCGCGATCGGCTTCATGATCAAGGACGGCCTGGCGGCCAACACGCCCATCTACGCCAGCCTGGCGGTCAGCGTCCTCAGTTTTGTCATCGTCAGCCTGATGGGGCGGGCCGCCGCGCCTGTCCCGGGCGAGACCCCTTCCAGGAGCATTCCATGA
- the panB gene encoding 3-methyl-2-oxobutanoate hydroxymethyltransferase, with translation MSTTATLNSAAAAPRRMTVPAFRARKRAEPLVMLTAYTARMAELLDPHCDALLVGDSLAQTIYGLPSTVPVTLDMMIAHGAAVARGARQALVVVDMPFGSYEESPEQAFRSAARVLKETGASAVKLEGGQAMAPAIAYLSARGIPVMAHIGLTPQAVNILGGYGARGRGDAEYARIAADATAVADAGAFAVVIEGVVEPLALAITEAIACPTIGIGASAGCDGQVLVVDDMLGMFDRTARFVKRYDTLSARIQDAAREYAADVRARRFPEAEHLYG, from the coding sequence ATGTCCACCACCGCCACCTTGAATTCCGCCGCCGCCGCGCCGCGCCGCATGACCGTCCCGGCCTTTCGCGCCCGCAAGCGCGCCGAGCCGCTGGTCATGCTCACCGCCTACACCGCGCGCATGGCCGAACTGCTCGATCCCCACTGCGACGCGCTGCTGGTGGGCGACAGCCTGGCGCAGACCATCTACGGCCTGCCGTCCACCGTTCCGGTCACGCTCGACATGATGATCGCGCACGGCGCCGCCGTGGCGCGCGGCGCACGCCAGGCGCTGGTGGTGGTCGACATGCCCTTCGGCAGCTACGAGGAGAGCCCGGAGCAGGCCTTCCGCTCGGCCGCGCGGGTCCTGAAGGAAACGGGCGCCAGCGCGGTCAAGCTGGAGGGCGGCCAGGCCATGGCGCCCGCCATCGCCTATCTGTCGGCGCGCGGCATTCCGGTCATGGCGCACATCGGCCTCACGCCGCAGGCGGTGAACATTCTCGGCGGCTACGGCGCGCGCGGCCGCGGCGACGCCGAATACGCCCGCATCGCGGCCGACGCCACGGCGGTGGCCGACGCCGGCGCCTTCGCGGTGGTGATCGAAGGCGTGGTCGAGCCGCTGGCGCTGGCCATCACCGAAGCCATCGCCTGCCCCACCATCGGCATCGGCGCGTCGGCCGGCTGCGACGGCCAGGTGCTGGTGGTCGACGACATGCTCGGCATGTTCGACCGCACCGCCCGCTTCGTGAAGCGCTACGACACCCTGTCGGCCCGCATCCAGGACGCCGCCCGCGAGTATGCCGCCGACGTGCGCGCGCGCCGTTTCCCCGAGGCGGAACACCTGTACGGCTAG
- a CDS encoding LysR family transcriptional regulator, which translates to MLSNVSDLDLRLIRVFLTIVDAGGVSAAQALLGVGQSTISSQLATLETRLGFTLCERGRGGFRLSAKGQRFDKLARRALASLDDFSAQARNMHRQLVGNLTLGLIGNATMAQNARIGHAIERFRRRDEAVRLSVLIRSPRELEELILKDEMQVAIGYFLHRVPMLDYTTLFQERQIAYCGATHPLAARAGRVTEQDIADADWTWRTYPLPESSFAGRPRHITSEADNMEAALILILSGAHLGYLPEHYAAPYVAAGLLHALDANAYHYDVEISMVAKRRSHLDDIAAAFLEDMRAALLDASAPPP; encoded by the coding sequence ATGCTCTCGAACGTCTCCGACCTCGACCTGCGGCTGATCCGCGTCTTCCTGACCATCGTCGACGCCGGCGGCGTGTCGGCCGCGCAGGCGCTGCTGGGCGTGGGCCAGTCCACCATCAGCAGCCAGCTCGCCACCCTCGAAACCCGGCTCGGCTTCACGCTGTGCGAACGCGGCCGCGGCGGCTTTCGCCTGAGCGCCAAGGGGCAGCGTTTCGACAAGCTGGCGCGCCGCGCGCTGGCCTCGCTGGACGACTTCAGCGCGCAGGCGCGCAACATGCACCGGCAACTGGTGGGCAACCTGACGCTGGGCCTGATCGGCAACGCGACCATGGCGCAGAACGCGCGCATCGGCCACGCCATCGAGAGATTCCGCCGGCGCGACGAAGCGGTGCGCCTGTCGGTGCTGATCCGCAGTCCGCGCGAACTGGAAGAACTGATCCTGAAAGACGAGATGCAGGTCGCCATCGGCTACTTCCTGCACCGGGTGCCGATGCTCGACTACACCACGCTGTTCCAGGAACGCCAGATCGCCTACTGCGGCGCCACCCATCCGCTGGCGGCGCGCGCCGGCCGCGTCACCGAACAGGACATCGCCGACGCCGACTGGACCTGGCGCACCTACCCCTTGCCCGAATCCTCGTTCGCCGGCCGGCCGCGCCACATCACCTCCGAGGCCGACAACATGGAGGCCGCGCTGATCCTGATCCTGTCGGGCGCGCACCTGGGCTACCTGCCCGAGCACTACGCGGCGCCGTACGTGGCCGCCGGCCTGCTGCACGCGCTGGACGCCAACGCCTACCACTACGACGTCGAGATCAGCATGGTGGCGAAGCGCCGCAGCCACCTGGACGACATCGCCGCGGCCTTTCTCGAGGACATGCGCGCGGCCCTGCTGGACGCGTCGGCCCCGCCGCCGTGA
- a CDS encoding YcjF family protein has protein sequence MTPPRHDTPQLQDAIADAISTATRGAGRVNILVAGKTGVGKSTLINAVFRGDLAKTGAGKPVTQTTQEFSRPGHPLTIIDTRGLEVGDYARSRQQLADLIRERAASDDQDRHLHVAWLCIQDSSHRVEDAEIELCALLADAGIPVIGVLTKARKNSPFLEQARALLPRARQVVAVRALPERIEELDADLPPMGLDALIEATAAFIPESQQRAYANALSTRNQKALEVKKKRAEIEVNVAAGLAASAAAAPIPFSDAVALVPIQVGMIAKIGITFGMELNTAAISTLVTSTLGASAATLVGRSLVSGLLKFIPGAGSAIGGTIAATTAGAITKLLGNAYIAVLYDFCQKHPGQDLDIPMITQALKQRMKP, from the coding sequence ATGACGCCGCCCCGCCACGACACGCCCCAGCTGCAGGACGCAATCGCCGACGCGATCAGCACCGCCACGCGCGGCGCGGGCCGCGTCAACATCCTGGTCGCCGGCAAGACCGGCGTGGGCAAGAGCACGCTCATCAACGCGGTGTTCCGCGGCGACCTGGCCAAGACCGGCGCCGGCAAGCCGGTCACGCAGACCACGCAGGAATTCTCGCGGCCCGGCCATCCGCTCACCATCATCGACACTCGCGGCCTGGAGGTCGGCGACTACGCCCGTTCGCGCCAGCAACTGGCCGACCTGATCCGCGAGCGCGCCGCCTCGGATGACCAGGACCGGCACCTGCACGTGGCCTGGCTCTGCATCCAGGACAGCAGCCACCGCGTCGAGGATGCCGAGATCGAGCTGTGCGCGCTGCTGGCCGATGCCGGCATCCCGGTCATCGGCGTGCTCACCAAGGCCCGCAAGAACAGCCCCTTCCTGGAACAGGCGCGGGCGCTGCTGCCGCGCGCGCGCCAGGTGGTGGCGGTGCGCGCGCTGCCCGAACGCATCGAGGAACTGGACGCCGACCTGCCGCCGATGGGGCTGGACGCGCTGATCGAAGCCACCGCCGCCTTCATCCCCGAATCGCAGCAGCGCGCCTACGCCAACGCGCTTTCGACCCGCAACCAGAAAGCCCTGGAAGTAAAAAAAAAGCGGGCTGAAATAGAGGTGAACGTCGCCGCCGGCCTGGCCGCGTCGGCCGCCGCCGCGCCGATTCCGTTTTCCGACGCCGTGGCGCTGGTGCCGATCCAGGTCGGCATGATCGCCAAGATCGGCATCACCTTCGGCATGGAATTGAACACCGCCGCCATCAGCACGCTGGTGACGTCCACGCTGGGCGCGTCCGCGGCCACGCTGGTCGGTCGCTCGCTGGTGTCGGGCCTGCTGAAGTTCATCCCCGGCGCCGGCAGCGCGATCGGCGGCACCATCGCCGCCACCACCGCCGGCGCCATCACCAAACTGCTGGGCAACGCCTACATCGCGGTGTTGTACGACTTCTGCCAGAAGCATCCGGGCCAGGATCTCGACATCCCCATGATCACGCAGGCCCTCAAGCAACGCATGAAACCCTGA
- a CDS encoding ArnT family glycosyltransferase translates to MRLTSRGLLLGLGGILALRLLAMAMMPFADTSEPRYAEIARLMATTGDWITPWFEPGEPFWGKPPLAFWAQALSIRLLGLSELAVRLPSWLAMLGVLALVHRCARQLRGEQAARWATLLFATMLLPYASAGAVLTDAFLALGITLSMVSFLLAPRDPRPLWRYGFFVGLAIGLLAKGPLALALTAGAMVPWMLWHRNARAQLRALPWAAGIALTLTLALPWYIAAELKTPGFLRYFIVGEHILRFVDPGWEGDRYGSAHQRPYGSIWLDWLLATMPWGLAWLGLLLWPRRDDPLRRRVAAAARDPDLTYLLAWGLATPAFFTLSGNILWTYVLPALPPVALALGMQVARWRAARPAGLILAGMALAPAAALVLALLAWAQPAHYKTEKQLVRRAEAAMRADDRLYFVGSRPFSARYYSRDTAGLVDGPQALAAVLPAAGQRVFLAVRKREATTLLATWRGRVTPLYSSRRYTLLQVTGEGATAP, encoded by the coding sequence ATGCGGTTAACTTCTAGGGGCCTGCTGCTGGGCCTGGGCGGCATCCTGGCGCTGCGCCTGCTGGCGATGGCGATGATGCCGTTCGCCGACACCTCCGAACCGCGCTACGCCGAGATCGCCCGCCTGATGGCGACGACCGGCGACTGGATCACCCCGTGGTTCGAGCCGGGCGAGCCGTTCTGGGGCAAGCCGCCGCTGGCCTTCTGGGCCCAGGCGCTGTCCATCCGGCTGCTCGGCCTGTCGGAACTGGCGGTGCGCCTGCCGTCGTGGCTGGCCATGCTGGGCGTGCTGGCGCTGGTCCACCGCTGCGCGCGCCAGTTGCGCGGCGAGCAGGCCGCGCGCTGGGCCACGCTGCTGTTCGCCACCATGCTGCTGCCGTACGCCAGCGCCGGCGCGGTGCTGACCGACGCCTTCCTGGCCCTGGGGATCACGCTGTCGATGGTGTCGTTCCTGCTGGCGCCGCGCGACCCGCGGCCGCTGTGGCGCTATGGCTTCTTCGTCGGCCTGGCCATCGGCCTGCTTGCCAAGGGCCCGCTGGCGCTGGCGCTGACCGCCGGCGCGATGGTGCCGTGGATGCTGTGGCACCGCAATGCGCGCGCGCAATTACGCGCGCTGCCGTGGGCGGCGGGCATCGCCCTGACGCTGACGCTGGCGCTGCCCTGGTACATCGCGGCCGAACTGAAGACGCCCGGGTTCCTGCGCTACTTCATCGTCGGCGAGCACATCCTGCGTTTCGTCGATCCGGGCTGGGAGGGCGACCGTTACGGTTCGGCCCACCAGCGCCCCTATGGCAGCATCTGGCTGGACTGGCTGTTGGCGACCATGCCGTGGGGCCTGGCCTGGCTCGGCCTGCTGCTGTGGCCGCGACGCGACGACCCGCTGCGGCGCCGCGTCGCGGCGGCGGCGCGCGACCCCGACCTGACCTACCTGCTGGCCTGGGGGCTGGCCACGCCAGCGTTCTTCACCCTGTCGGGCAACATCCTGTGGACCTATGTGCTGCCGGCGCTGCCGCCCGTGGCGCTGGCGCTGGGCATGCAGGTGGCACGGTGGCGCGCCGCGCGCCCGGCCGGGCTGATATTGGCGGGCATGGCGCTGGCGCCCGCCGCCGCGCTGGTCCTGGCCCTGCTGGCCTGGGCGCAGCCGGCGCACTACAAGACGGAAAAGCAGCTGGTGCGGCGCGCCGAAGCCGCCATGCGGGCCGACGACCGGCTCTATTTCGTCGGCAGCCGCCCGTTCTCGGCGCGCTACTATTCGCGCGACACGGCCGGCCTGGTGGACGGCCCGCAGGCCCTGGCCGCGGTGCTGCCGGCCGCCGGCCAGCGGGTCTTCCTGGCCGTGCGCAAGCGCGAGGCCACCACGCTGCTGGCGACCTGGCGCGGACGGGTCACGCCGCTGTATTCGAGCCGGCGCTACACCTTGCTGCAGGTGACGGGCGAGGGCGCCACGGCGCCCTGA